A region from the Brachyspira hampsonii genome encodes:
- a CDS encoding cyclically-permuted mutarotase family protein — MKKICLIFLFIFSIFALSCSTNTASSSNSNVLDSKVDKKIVWEMGGHLPAQTGMEKNIGTAGVLYGSLGGKYIVVGGGANFPEESVLNGGAKKTYSDIYMLEDKNGVLEVVEHINWENELGYGASVTTADGIYYIGGSSNPDADDDILFITLKDNKLNVEKIGDLPFTLQNGVAVYKDNKLYVITGKQAGKGSNKVYEYDLTAKEAKELAPVPGEESRTQAVAQLLNGNIYVFSGGDAIAYTDGYKYDFEKNTWEKVADVALNNEGISLLGAVSVKLNESEMLVIGGFNKAIYDDAVYNLGNLQGTELANFRAGYFGADPYEFNWNSNILIYNCDSNTWKTIGEIPFDAPCGEGLILIGNKIYSINGEIKPGVRTDKMYVGTITAK, encoded by the coding sequence ATGAAGAAAATTTGTTTAATATTTTTATTTATATTTAGTATATTTGCTTTAAGCTGTTCAACTAATACTGCATCTTCTTCAAACAGTAATGTATTAGATTCAAAAGTTGATAAAAAAATAGTTTGGGAAATGGGCGGACATTTGCCTGCTCAAACAGGAATGGAAAAAAATATTGGTACTGCCGGAGTTTTATATGGTTCTTTAGGCGGTAAATATATAGTTGTAGGCGGCGGAGCCAACTTCCCTGAAGAATCTGTACTTAATGGCGGAGCTAAAAAAACTTATTCTGATATTTATATGCTTGAAGATAAAAACGGCGTATTAGAAGTTGTTGAGCATATTAATTGGGAAAATGAATTAGGATATGGTGCTTCTGTTACTACTGCAGACGGTATATACTATATTGGAGGATCTTCAAACCCTGATGCTGATGATGATATATTATTTATAACATTGAAAGATAATAAATTAAATGTAGAAAAGATAGGAGATTTACCTTTTACATTACAAAATGGGGTAGCTGTTTATAAAGATAATAAATTATATGTTATCACAGGAAAACAAGCAGGCAAAGGCAGCAACAAAGTTTATGAATATGATTTAACTGCTAAAGAAGCTAAAGAATTAGCTCCTGTACCAGGTGAAGAAAGCAGAACTCAGGCAGTTGCTCAATTATTAAACGGCAATATATATGTATTTAGCGGCGGTGATGCTATAGCATATACTGATGGTTATAAATATGATTTTGAAAAAAATACTTGGGAAAAAGTTGCTGATGTAGCTCTTAATAATGAAGGAATATCTTTGCTTGGTGCGGTATCTGTTAAACTTAATGAAAGTGAAATGCTTGTTATAGGCGGATTTAATAAAGCTATTTATGATGATGCTGTTTATAATTTAGGTAATCTTCAAGGTACTGAATTAGCTAATTTCAGAGCTGGATATTTCGGAGCTGATCCTTATGAGTTTAATTGGAATAGTAATATATTAATTTATAACTGCGATTCTAATACTTGGAAAACAATAGGCGAAATTCCTTTTGATGCTCCTTGCGGCGAAGGTTTAATATTAATAGGAAATAAAATTTATTCTATAAATGGTGAAATTAAACCCGGCGTAAGAACAGATAAAATGTATGTCGGTACAATTACTGCTAAATAA
- a CDS encoding aminotransferase class V-fold PLP-dependent enzyme, translating into MKNYYFDNSTTSFPKPKEVAEEMYNFLINVGGTYGRVNTKRGKETTQKIEECRELLAENFLGVKNASNIVFTPGATRSINDILTGLDLSHCKVLISALEHNAVVRPIYKLSKNKNVEYKIIPSLESGITDINAITEIIKKEKISLVIINMESNISGVIQPIKKIKETIGDIPLLVDATQSVGIHNIKADEWDIDFIAFTGHKGLLGPTGTGGFYVKNPEKLNPAYFGGGFGDGYETPYSIPEIYEAGTPNTVGIIGLLAALKNRPNWNINIDDIIDTIKQIEAMNKYKVIWSKNKDTQGFLFSIAAINNNMNMANFAHKLYEDYNIECRYGFHCSFLAHNFYKNDEGALRFSFSPYTTKEDLKYLIKVLGQ; encoded by the coding sequence ATGAAAAATTATTATTTTGATAACTCTACTACAAGTTTTCCAAAGCCGAAAGAAGTTGCTGAGGAAATGTATAATTTCTTAATAAATGTAGGAGGAACTTACGGCAGAGTTAATACTAAAAGAGGAAAAGAAACTACTCAAAAAATAGAAGAATGCAGAGAATTATTAGCTGAAAATTTTTTGGGTGTAAAAAATGCCTCAAATATAGTATTTACACCCGGAGCCACAAGATCAATAAATGATATACTTACAGGACTAGATTTAAGCCACTGTAAAGTATTAATATCCGCTTTAGAGCATAATGCCGTAGTTAGACCTATATACAAATTAAGTAAAAATAAAAATGTAGAGTACAAAATAATACCATCTTTAGAAAGCGGAATAACAGATATTAATGCTATTACTGAAATAATAAAAAAAGAAAAAATATCATTAGTTATTATTAATATGGAAAGCAATATAAGCGGGGTTATACAGCCTATAAAAAAAATAAAAGAAACTATAGGAGACATACCATTGCTAGTAGATGCCACCCAATCTGTAGGTATACATAATATAAAAGCTGATGAGTGGGATATAGATTTTATAGCATTTACAGGACATAAAGGACTTCTTGGTCCTACAGGAACAGGAGGATTTTATGTTAAAAATCCAGAAAAATTGAACCCTGCATATTTTGGAGGAGGTTTTGGTGATGGCTACGAAACACCTTATAGCATACCGGAAATATATGAAGCTGGAACTCCAAATACTGTAGGAATAATAGGACTTTTGGCGGCATTAAAAAATAGACCTAATTGGAATATAAATATAGATGATATAATTGATACTATAAAACAAATAGAGGCTATGAATAAATATAAAGTTATATGGTCTAAAAATAAAGATACGCAAGGATTTTTATTTTCTATAGCAGCCATTAACAATAATATGAATATGGCTAATTTTGCTCATAAACTATATGAAGATTATAATATAGAATGCCGATATGGTTTTCATTGCTCATTTTTAGCCCATAACTTTTATAAAAATGATGAAGGTGCTTTGAGATTTTCTTTTTCACCTTATACAACAAAAGAAGATTTAAAATATTTAATAAAAGTATTAGGACAATAA
- a CDS encoding Crp/Fnr family transcriptional regulator: MNMANEYIDILIKSEVFKSISKDEIINILDDFKTQKKSFKKSNIIIDTGDIVENIYIILKGKVEISKEYDDARKNIVNILNQGDIFAEAFAFSTNKVSSIQALALENTEIIKINIENIFKANDNNIKNIFLHNLLRVISDKNKFLAFKNDILSQKSLRSKIIIYIKYMANIQKSKNIIIPFNRDKLAEFISADRSALSRELNRLSRENIIELDGNRISIINIKN; this comes from the coding sequence ATGAATATGGCAAATGAATATATAGACATTTTAATTAAATCAGAAGTATTTAAAAGTATAAGTAAAGATGAAATCATTAATATTTTAGATGATTTTAAAACACAAAAGAAATCTTTTAAAAAGTCAAATATAATAATAGATACCGGAGATATAGTAGAAAATATTTATATTATCTTAAAAGGAAAAGTAGAAATTTCAAAAGAATATGATGATGCTAGAAAAAATATTGTAAATATACTAAATCAAGGTGATATATTTGCAGAAGCATTTGCTTTTTCTACAAATAAAGTATCATCTATACAGGCTCTTGCATTAGAAAATACAGAAATAATAAAAATAAATATAGAAAATATATTTAAAGCAAATGATAACAATATCAAAAATATATTTCTGCATAATTTATTAAGAGTTATATCTGATAAAAATAAATTCCTAGCATTCAAAAATGATATTCTTAGTCAAAAAAGTCTAAGGAGTAAAATAATAATATACATTAAATATATGGCTAATATTCAAAAATCTAAAAATATAATAATACCGTTTAATAGAGATAAATTAGCAGAGTTTATATCCGCAGACAGAAGTGCATTATCAAGAGAATTAAACAGATTATCAAGAGAAAATATTATAGAACTAGACGGAAACAGAATAAGCATCATAAATATAAAAAATTAA
- a CDS encoding periplasmic ATP/GTP-binding protein: protein MSKIIFILISSILFILSCSNNNTSNINSKNETVLREINIINAEGTSSPESIRLKNGKLYIANIGNADIEKDGFFLCVNEDGSNPIKLFEGELDAPRGFYFITDDVIAIADQDADKGLSGNVVLANVKDNSIITKLTIDEAKLLNDIAAIDNTTIAVSDTGNNKVYFVNVENNSSLSLSNSVDNVYGANGIAFDNGKLYVATSGFMGAENTGYVYSFNADGSGLEKWKDDIIGSGGLDGIAVYNNKLYVSDWGENGTNACIYVFDLNTKEQLEKIEGNLKGAADIDVNENNTIYIPELSTGLIKKVQL, encoded by the coding sequence ATGAGTAAAATTATATTTATTTTAATTTCTAGCATATTATTTATATTAAGCTGTTCTAACAATAATACAAGCAATATTAATAGTAAAAATGAAACCGTTTTAAGGGAAATAAATATTATTAATGCTGAAGGTACTTCTTCACCTGAAAGTATAAGATTAAAAAATGGAAAATTATATATTGCAAATATTGGTAATGCTGATATAGAAAAAGACGGTTTTTTTCTATGCGTTAATGAAGACGGAAGCAATCCTATAAAACTTTTTGAAGGTGAATTAGATGCCCCTAGAGGATTTTATTTTATTACTGATGATGTTATAGCAATTGCAGATCAAGACGCAGATAAAGGGCTATCTGGAAATGTAGTATTAGCTAATGTTAAAGACAATTCTATTATAACAAAATTAACTATAGATGAGGCTAAATTATTAAATGATATAGCAGCAATAGACAATACAACTATAGCAGTTAGTGATACAGGTAATAATAAAGTATATTTTGTAAATGTAGAGAATAATTCATCTTTATCACTTTCAAATTCTGTAGATAATGTTTATGGTGCTAATGGCATAGCCTTTGATAATGGAAAATTATATGTTGCAACAAGCGGATTTATGGGAGCAGAAAATACAGGTTATGTCTACTCTTTTAATGCTGACGGCAGCGGTTTAGAAAAATGGAAAGATGATATAATAGGAAGCGGCGGATTAGACGGAATAGCTGTTTATAATAATAAATTATATGTCTCTGATTGGGGAGAAAATGGTACTAATGCATGCATATATGTATTTGATTTAAATACAAAAGAACAATTAGAAAAAATTGAAGGAAACTTGAAAGGTGCTGCTGATATAGATGTAAATGAAAATAATACTATATATATACCAGAATTATCTACAGGATTAATAAAAAAGGTACAATTATAA
- a CDS encoding YbjQ family protein yields MDNDIKLFTADYLPNGYNYELLGLVKGNIAQAKHIGKDLLAGLKNIVGGEVEGYTEMINEAREAATKRMIEEAKKLGANAIIGIHYSSSSVMEGTTEVIAYGTAVIIK; encoded by the coding sequence ATGGATAACGATATAAAATTATTTACAGCTGATTATTTACCCAACGGATATAATTATGAATTATTAGGTTTGGTTAAAGGAAATATAGCTCAGGCTAAACATATAGGAAAAGATTTGCTTGCAGGTCTTAAAAATATTGTAGGCGGTGAAGTTGAAGGCTACACTGAGATGATTAATGAAGCTAGAGAAGCAGCAACTAAAAGAATGATAGAAGAAGCTAAAAAATTAGGTGCTAATGCTATAATAGGAATACATTATTCATCTTCATCTGTAATGGAAGGAACTACAGAAGTTATTGCTTATGGTACTGCTGTAATAATAAAATAA
- a CDS encoding sodium-dependent transporter: MQKREKLGSRFGFILVSAGCAVGMGNVWRFPYITGQYGGGAFVILYIISIIILGVAPMVMEFAVGRAGGHDIATSFEKLEKKGHNWHKIGYIQILGNVILMLFYTTICGWCLSYFYFMLSGQFEGLNANEVGNFFNGVLGSSSTLTLWMGISLLIGIIICSFGLEKGVERASKFMMISLFALLILLIIRALTLKGAVEGLKFYLVPDLNKLFGNGLTGFIGIFYAAIGQAFFSLSVGQGGMAIFGSYIDKKQSLTGEALIIIALDTMVALFAGLVVFPACFAFGVNPGEGAGLAFVTLPNIFNSMPLGRLWGALFFLFLAMAALTTIIGVLENIYSFIMDKFKLTRKKTSIILFIILFILSLPTTLGFNVLSNIKPLGEGTVIMDLLDFIVSNNILPLGALVTLFFCTRDFGWGFDNFIKEANTGEGIKFPRRLRFYISYILPFIVLAIFLYEYVNRFFLK, encoded by the coding sequence ATGCAAAAAAGAGAAAAACTAGGCAGCAGATTCGGATTTATATTAGTATCTGCCGGCTGTGCGGTTGGAATGGGTAATGTTTGGAGATTTCCATATATAACAGGACAATATGGAGGCGGTGCTTTTGTAATATTGTATATTATATCAATAATTATATTAGGTGTAGCTCCTATGGTAATGGAATTCGCTGTAGGAAGAGCCGGCGGACATGATATAGCTACATCATTTGAAAAACTTGAGAAGAAAGGTCATAATTGGCATAAAATAGGTTATATACAAATATTGGGTAATGTTATTCTTATGCTGTTTTATACAACTATATGCGGCTGGTGTTTATCTTATTTTTACTTTATGCTTTCAGGACAATTTGAAGGACTCAATGCAAATGAAGTTGGAAATTTCTTTAACGGTGTTTTGGGAAGCTCTTCTACATTAACATTATGGATGGGTATAAGTTTATTAATTGGTATAATAATATGCTCTTTCGGACTAGAGAAAGGAGTAGAAAGAGCAAGTAAATTTATGATGATTTCATTATTTGCTCTTTTAATACTTCTTATAATCAGAGCATTAACTTTAAAAGGTGCGGTAGAAGGATTAAAATTTTATTTAGTACCGGATTTAAATAAATTATTTGGAAACGGACTTACAGGATTTATAGGAATATTTTATGCAGCTATAGGTCAGGCATTCTTTTCTTTGAGTGTAGGTCAGGGAGGAATGGCTATATTCGGAAGCTATATAGATAAAAAACAATCTCTTACAGGAGAAGCATTAATAATAATAGCATTGGATACTATGGTAGCTTTGTTTGCCGGACTTGTAGTATTTCCAGCCTGCTTTGCTTTCGGTGTAAATCCGGGAGAAGGTGCCGGACTTGCATTCGTAACATTGCCAAATATATTTAATTCTATGCCATTAGGAAGATTATGGGGAGCGTTATTTTTCTTATTTTTAGCAATGGCAGCACTTACTACTATAATAGGAGTATTAGAAAATATATATTCATTTATCATGGATAAATTCAAACTTACAAGAAAAAAAACTTCTATTATACTATTTATAATATTATTCATACTTAGTTTGCCTACAACTTTAGGATTTAATGTATTATCTAATATAAAGCCGTTGGGAGAAGGCACTGTTATAATGGACTTACTTGACTTTATAGTATCAAATAATATACTTCCTTTAGGTGCTTTGGTAACTCTATTCTTCTGTACAAGAGATTTCGGATGGGGATTCGATAACTTCATAAAAGAAGCTAATACAGGAGAAGGTATAAAATTTCCTCGAAGATTAAGATTCTATATTAGTTATATACTTCCTTTTATAGTATTGGCAATATTTTTATATGAATATGTAAATAGATTTTTTTTGAAATAA
- a CDS encoding sodium:solute symporter — protein MAWHWFDWVVIGLYFIVMFLIGMFFAKRTKSTDDYFKAGGRVPALVTAMSIYATALSSISFIAIPASVYNNSWLLGMAPLGIILIVLWVAPTFVPFFRRVNVTTAYEYLGKRFNSSFRLVGSLTFILFHVVRMAIVIYLPTLAIQQVLPALNPVLITIIVSIFCVAYTSMGGIEAVLWSDAIQTVVLLLGAFLIIIVGFASAPEGIGQGFQLLADDGKIISPDFFSLDLAKSSIWVMIVGGFVNSIYSYIGSQDIVQRYSTNKNEHEAKKSLYMNIPLLCTSIVIFIGMGSALYIYFHFKATLPESVNGNAILPYFVVNALPVGISGLVIAAIFAAAQSTVSSSLNSVSTCMTADILEFLKPGMEDASKLKFARLSSWIVGIFSTLLAIYFIYNGQGDMFLYFQAITGLLGGPIAAVFLVGIFFDKIETKAVWVGFILSVIVAFYISDPAGMLTKFIPGYVKPKIFEFMLSFIIIGVGVIGSFLASFVFGKPSAEKIKGLTYSTTMKNK, from the coding sequence ATGGCTTGGCATTGGTTTGACTGGGTAGTCATTGGGCTATACTTTATCGTAATGTTTCTAATTGGTATGTTTTTTGCCAAAAGAACAAAATCTACAGATGATTATTTTAAAGCAGGAGGAAGAGTTCCTGCATTGGTAACAGCTATGAGTATTTACGCTACAGCTTTATCATCTATTTCATTTATTGCTATACCTGCTTCTGTTTATAATAACAGCTGGCTATTGGGTATGGCTCCTTTAGGTATTATTTTAATAGTATTGTGGGTAGCCCCTACATTTGTACCATTCTTTAGAAGAGTTAATGTTACAACTGCTTATGAATATTTAGGAAAAAGATTTAATAGTTCTTTCAGATTAGTTGGAAGTTTAACATTTATACTTTTCCATGTGGTAAGAATGGCTATAGTAATTTACCTTCCTACTTTGGCTATACAGCAAGTATTGCCTGCTCTTAATCCTGTTTTAATAACAATTATAGTATCAATATTCTGTGTTGCTTATACATCTATGGGCGGTATAGAAGCTGTATTATGGTCTGATGCTATACAAACAGTTGTACTTCTTTTGGGAGCTTTCCTAATCATTATTGTAGGTTTCGCTTCTGCACCTGAAGGAATAGGGCAAGGTTTTCAGCTTTTAGCTGATGACGGTAAAATCATAAGTCCTGATTTCTTCTCATTAGATTTAGCTAAATCTAGTATATGGGTTATGATAGTGGGCGGTTTTGTTAATTCTATATATTCTTATATAGGAAGCCAAGACATAGTTCAAAGATACTCTACAAATAAAAATGAACATGAAGCAAAAAAAAGTTTGTATATGAATATTCCTTTGCTTTGTACTAGTATTGTAATATTTATAGGTATGGGTTCTGCTTTATATATTTACTTCCATTTCAAAGCTACTTTACCTGAAAGTGTTAATGGTAATGCTATACTTCCTTATTTCGTTGTAAATGCTTTGCCTGTTGGTATATCCGGACTTGTAATAGCTGCTATATTTGCTGCTGCTCAGTCTACAGTATCATCTAGTCTTAACTCTGTTTCTACTTGTATGACTGCTGATATATTAGAGTTTTTAAAACCTGGTATGGAAGATGCTTCTAAATTAAAATTTGCTAGATTATCAAGCTGGATTGTAGGTATATTCAGTACATTACTTGCTATTTACTTCATATATAATGGTCAGGGAGATATGTTCCTTTACTTCCAAGCTATAACAGGTCTTTTAGGCGGTCCTATAGCTGCTGTATTCTTGGTAGGTATATTCTTTGATAAAATTGAAACTAAAGCTGTATGGGTAGGATTTATACTTTCTGTTATAGTAGCATTCTATATAAGCGATCCTGCCGGAATGCTTACTAAATTTATACCGGGTTATGTTAAACCTAAAATTTTTGAGTTTATGCTTTCATTTATAATTATAGGTGTTGGTGTAATAGGTTCTTTCTTGGCTTCTTTTGTTTTTGGAAAACCATCTGCAGAAAAAATAAAAGGATTAACTTATTCTACAACTATGAAAAATAAATAA
- a CDS encoding RrF2 family transcriptional regulator, whose amino-acid sequence MKINTKLSVASHIVLCIAFFENEGTTSHLLAKSVRTNPSIIRKILLKLQAAGIVETNKKGSRLIKDEKDITLLSIYEAVFTEEERGLFNFHEPNHVCPVGCAMFDVLGEEFNNVRLDFEKSMSKITIKQIADEVRKRKKHLDFMNK is encoded by the coding sequence ATGAAAATTAATACTAAGTTATCAGTTGCATCACATATTGTTTTGTGTATAGCATTTTTTGAAAATGAAGGCACTACATCTCATCTGCTTGCCAAAAGTGTAAGGACTAATCCTTCTATAATAAGAAAGATTTTATTGAAACTTCAGGCAGCAGGAATAGTTGAAACTAATAAAAAGGGCAGCAGACTTATAAAAGATGAAAAAGATATAACACTTCTTTCTATATATGAAGCTGTATTTACCGAGGAAGAGAGGGGACTTTTTAATTTTCATGAACCTAATCATGTATGCCCTGTAGGATGTGCTATGTTTGATGTTTTAGGCGAAGAGTTCAATAATGTAAGACTTGATTTTGAAAAGTCTATGTCTAAAATAACTATTAAACAAATAGCTGATGAAGTTAGAAAAAGAAAAAAGCATTTGGATTTTATGAATAAATAA
- a CDS encoding ATP-binding protein — translation MNKFFTSIVLSAFLFAVSCSNNADKTTSNNAQTAQPTKKEAVTINIDGLAAPESVKLRNGKLYIANLGDPNAPADGFIIVANEDGSNPQKLFEGQLDSPKGFSFLTDDIIIIPDQVNDSSLTGNLVLANIKENKIITKLPIEGSKFLNDTVVIDPTTVALTDTGASTVHFVKVDNNSSLSITSSVTGVVGANGILLDNGVLYIAGSTFGGDPNGGDIYTLNIDGTGLTKWTASVLGAGALDGIAIANGKLYVSDWGVDGANNNACIYVFDLNTKEQLEKIEGSLSGVADIDLVNNVIYIPELSTSLIKKVQL, via the coding sequence ATGAATAAATTTTTTACTTCAATAGTTTTATCAGCTTTCTTATTTGCTGTATCATGTTCAAATAATGCTGACAAAACAACATCTAATAACGCTCAAACTGCTCAGCCAACTAAAAAAGAAGCAGTAACTATCAATATCGACGGATTAGCCGCACCTGAAAGTGTTAAATTAAGAAACGGAAAATTATATATCGCTAATTTAGGAGATCCTAATGCTCCTGCAGACGGATTTATAATCGTTGCTAACGAAGACGGTTCTAATCCTCAAAAACTTTTTGAAGGACAATTAGACAGCCCTAAAGGTTTTTCTTTCTTAACTGATGACATTATTATTATTCCTGATCAAGTAAATGACAGTTCTTTAACAGGAAATTTAGTATTAGCTAATATTAAAGAAAATAAAATAATAACTAAACTTCCTATAGAAGGCTCTAAATTCTTAAATGATACAGTAGTAATAGATCCTACAACTGTAGCTCTAACTGATACAGGTGCTTCAACTGTTCATTTTGTTAAAGTAGATAATAATTCATCTTTATCTATAACTTCATCTGTAACAGGAGTAGTTGGTGCTAATGGTATATTATTAGATAACGGAGTATTATATATAGCTGGAAGTACATTCGGCGGCGATCCTAATGGAGGAGATATTTATACTTTAAATATAGACGGAACAGGATTAACTAAATGGACAGCTTCAGTATTAGGTGCTGGTGCTTTAGATGGTATTGCTATAGCTAATGGCAAACTATATGTTTCTGACTGGGGCGTAGATGGTGCTAATAACAATGCTTGCATATATGTATTTGATTTAAATACTAAAGAACAGTTAGAAAAAATTGAAGGTTCTTTAAGCGGCGTTGCTGATATAGATTTGGTTAATAATGTTATTTATATTCCTGAACTTTCTACTAGCTTAATTAAAAAAGTACAATTATAA
- a CDS encoding TIGR00730 family Rossman fold protein, which translates to MKRETYELQNSDMPNESWRIFRIMGEFVEGFETMSYYKNAVSIFGSARTSEDHPHYKLAYETAKLLGENKYDIITGGGPGIMEAGNRGAFDSNAGSIGLCIELPFEQKTNPYVKEELKFRYFFARKVMFLKYAKAVIIFPGGFGTMDEMFETLTLIQTRVLDRMPLIVMNYSYYTDLIEWIKKYMIGENYIDLEDLNLIKYAETPQETLDIINSFYQNKQK; encoded by the coding sequence ATGAAAAGAGAGACTTACGAATTACAGAATTCTGATATGCCTAATGAATCTTGGCGTATATTTAGAATAATGGGAGAATTTGTAGAAGGATTTGAAACTATGTCCTACTATAAAAATGCTGTTTCTATATTTGGAAGTGCAAGAACTTCAGAAGATCACCCCCATTATAAATTAGCTTATGAAACTGCTAAATTACTAGGTGAAAATAAATACGATATAATAACAGGAGGCGGTCCAGGAATAATGGAAGCTGGAAACAGGGGAGCTTTCGATTCCAATGCAGGTTCTATAGGTTTATGTATAGAATTGCCTTTTGAACAGAAAACTAATCCTTATGTTAAAGAAGAATTAAAATTTAGATACTTCTTTGCTAGAAAAGTAATGTTCTTAAAATATGCAAAAGCTGTTATAATATTTCCCGGCGGTTTTGGTACTATGGACGAGATGTTTGAAACTCTCACTCTAATACAGACAAGAGTTCTTGATAGAATGCCTCTTATAGTTATGAATTATAGTTATTACACTGATTTAATAGAATGGATAAAAAAATATATGATAGGAGAAAATTATATAGATCTTGAGGATTTGAACTTAATAAAATATGCTGAAACTCCTCAGGAAACTTTAGATATAATTAATTCTTTTTATCAGAATAAACAAAAATGA
- a CDS encoding putative Se/S carrier-like protein, translating to MVKSFCYLQTPRDLIKAEKILLDAGIEVVVRPAPEPVFGVCNMAIDIEDKDKLYIISLLEAAGLVVTIKDME from the coding sequence ATGGTAAAAAGTTTTTGTTATTTACAAACTCCTAGAGATTTGATTAAGGCTGAAAAAATTTTATTGGATGCAGGAATAGAAGTTGTTGTTCGTCCTGCCCCAGAACCTGTATTTGGTGTATGCAATATGGCCATAGATATAGAAGATAAAGATAAATTATATATTATATCATTACTCGAAGCTGCAGGATTAGTTGTAACCATTAAAGATATGGAATAA
- a CDS encoding YbjQ family protein, protein MSADIKMFTVNYLPSNYNYEMLGLVKGNVSLAKHVGKDLLAGLKNIVGGEVESYTEMLNEAREIATKRMIEEAKKLGANAIIGINFSSSSVLPGTVEVVAYGTAIVLK, encoded by the coding sequence ATGAGTGCTGATATCAAAATGTTTACTGTTAATTACTTACCTAGCAATTATAATTATGAAATGTTAGGATTAGTTAAAGGTAATGTATCTTTAGCTAAACATGTTGGAAAAGATTTACTTGCAGGACTTAAAAATATTGTAGGCGGTGAAGTTGAAAGTTACACTGAAATGCTTAATGAAGCTAGAGAAATAGCAACTAAAAGAATGATAGAAGAAGCTAAAAAATTAGGTGCTAATGCTATAATAGGAATTAATTTTTCTTCATCTTCTGTACTTCCTGGAACTGTAGAAGTTGTTGCTTATGGTACTGCTATTGTATTGAAATAA